The Spirochaetaceae bacterium genome contains the following window.
GGGAGCTGCTGCGGGAGAAACGAGCAACCGAACAGCAATGATCAGGCAGTAATGATCAGGGTGGTGCCGCAGCCGGAACCGGACGACTTCGGCTCGGCCTGTAGTTCGAGACCGAGAGCGCCCATCCATGCATTTGCGATCACGGCGCGGCGCGGGCCACCTCCGCCGGAGCCGGGGTGGCGGCGGCGAGGAGGCGGGAGCCGGACAGGGCGTCGGTGACGGCGTCGACGAATTCGGGGACGTCGTCGGGGACGCGGCCGGTGACGATGTTGCCGTCGATCATGGCCGGCCAGGCGAAGTCGTAGCGGGCGCCCATGGTGATGACGTCGTCGCGGCAGGCGGTGAAGCCGGCGATGCGGCGCCCGTGCACCAGGTCGGCGGCGGCCAGCACCAGGGGGCCGTGGCAGATCGCGGCCACCACCTTGCCGGCGTCGGCGGCGCGCCGGCACAGATCCACCGGCGAGCCCTCGTCGAGGCAGTTCCAGGGGCAGAAGGCGCCCGGGATCATCACCGCGTCGAAGTCGTCGAGGCCCAGGTCGGCGAGCGGCACGACCGGGTAGCGGGAGTCGTCGAGTTCCTGGAACGGCACCGACATGCCGAAGTTGCCCATGACCACGTCCAGCCCCAGCATCGGCGGGCGCGATACCGCCGGCGCCGGGAAGGTGCCGAGGATCACCCGTGCGCCGCGCTGGTCGAACTCCATCGCCGGCACGCACAGCTCCACGTCCTCGAAGTCCTGGCCGGCCACGATCAGGATACGCTTGCCGGCCAGCAGGTCGACGGTGGGATCTGCCCAGCCGGGCTGGAACCAGCGGGCGACCGCGCGCACGAACTCGGGGGTGGCGTCGCTGTCGCGGGCGGTGATCAGGTTGCCGTCCACCACCACCGGCTGGTCCACGAAGGCGCCGAGCCGGGACAGGAAGGGGCGCACCACGCGGTAGCCGGTGACGCGCTGGCCGGCGACCACGCCGGCGCTCATCAGCACCATCTGGCCGCACTCCAGGGCGCCGACCAGGACGCCGTCGCGGTAGGCGGCGGACACGAACCCGGTCACCGCCGGGTCGACGCGCAGCACGTCGGCGGAATGGCCGCCGAGCACGATCAGCGCATCCAGGTCGGCGGCGGCGTCGGCGGTGAGCTGCGCCTGGTCGCGGAACACCTGCGTGGTATAGCGGTCGCCGTGCGCCATGGTCGGGATCGG
Protein-coding sequences here:
- a CDS encoding DJ-1/PfpI family protein, producing MDDAPARIKRGPLTGKRVGLLAGPEFSDFQAYYLNLYLSELGARVTNLVIGWPEVGWKMTRPATSDTVQGTFGLRLDPIPTMAHGDRYTTQVFRDQAQLTADAAADLDALIVLGGHSADVLRVDPAVTGFVSAAYRDGVLVGALECGQMVLMSAGVVAGQRVTGYRVVRPFLSRLGAFVDQPVVVDGNLITARDSDATPEFVRAVARWFQPGWADPTVDLLAGKRILIVAGQDFEDVELCVPAMEFDQRGARVILGTFPAPAVSRPPMLGLDVVMGNFGMSVPFQELDDSRYPVVPLADLGLDDFDAVMIPGAFCPWNCLDEGSPVDLCRRAADAGKVVAAICHGPLVLAAADLVHGRRIAGFTACRDDVITMGARYDFAWPAMIDGNIVTGRVPDDVPEFVDAVTDALSGSRLLAAATPAPAEVARAAP